TCACGGCGCTATTTTCCACGCGCTGAAAAATCATTTGTCGCACTGCGCAAAGGTGGAGGCACAGCAGGACGCCTCTAGGATGGCCGAGACCATAGCGGTCATTCCGAATATGGTAAACTACGATATTTTCAAAACACTCGATAATTCTGCAATAGATTTATAGCTTCCGCGCTGTGTTATCAGTGCAGAATTCATTTGCGGAGCTGCGTAATAGGAGCCACGTATGTGAAAATCCGGCGGACGACGGATCTTCCTGCAAGCCTGGCTGTAATTTATGCGTCCTGCGTATGAGCGGAGTTTTACGGCAGAAAGTCAGCGCGCCCGTTGAGAAGCGGCTCTAGGCCGCCAGCTGCAGCATTGCGTGGAGCTTCGCATGGAGCGCGGTCGTCTGGTGTGTCAAATCGTTTCTAGCGCATGTAGAGCGAATTGCCGTAATGCATGTTTCCATAATTCAAGCGGCTTTGCAGTGTGAAGAATCTCCGTTGCCTGAGCGTCCATGTCGTAGTCCAAGCCGCCGTCGTCATAGTTCGACGCGCCGTAATGGGGCGCGCAGTGTAAAACATGCATAATGAGATAGAGCCAGACGGCGCTGCATTGAGGAACGGAGGCAGGCAAAGTGTTGAGTTATCGTTACAAAAAACTAACGTCGGTTCACGCGCCAGATGCCCGCCGTTATCATCATCGCTCCCAGCGCGAGCCATATCGTGTAGCGTTCGCCGATCAGCAGGTAGGATATGACCATGCCTGCGAGGGGCTGGAGGAACTGGAACACCGTCAGACGCGCCACCGGTATGGCGGAAAGAGCTCTGTACCAGAAAAGATAGGCGAGGCCGGAGGATAGCGCGCCGAGGAAGACGAGGGCCGTCCATGTGCCGGCCGTGAACGACGGGACGACGGAGTAGTCGGTTCCTACGGCGAGAGTCGCGGCGAAGGCGAATAGCGCGGCGAATACCAGCTCCCAGAAGATTGAGAACGAGGGCGGCATGTCGTGTTTGAGGAAGCGGCGCGAGACGACTAGGAAGACGCCCCAGTTCAGCACCGATGCGAGCATCAGCCAATCGCCCCACGAGCCGAACGAAGCCTCGGCCGTCTCTTTCACAGTCCCGGCGGCGAGCACGAGCGCGACTCCGGCCGAGGCCAGCGCGAGCCCGGCGGCGGCTCCGCGCGACAGCTTTTCCTTGAGGAATATCCAGCCAAGCGCCGCTACGGCCGCCGGCGACGCGACCATCATCCAGTTTGCGTTGCCCGCGCCCGCCGTCTTCATCGCTACAGCCTGTATCCCCTGGTGGAAGAAAATCCCCTGAAAACCAAGAAAAGCCAGCAGCGCAGCCTCGCGCGCCGAGGGCAGCCGCAGCTCGCGCGACGCGGCGCAGCCGAGCGCGAGCACGGGGAGGGTCATAGCGAGGCGTATGAAAAGTATCAGCGACGGCTCCGCCTGCGCGAGCGCGTACTTGACCGCTGCGAAGCTCCCGCCCCATATCGTTACGGCGCATAGCGCCATCGCGTAATCCGCCGCGCGCGGAGCGCGCTGTCCCGAGATTTCATCCTTTTCCGGCATTGACGACACCGTCCCAACTTGAAATATAACGCGAAGATTATACAGCTTCACGGCGCGTTCCGCCTCGCCTCGCGCCTCCTGTTAAGAAACGCGGCCGTTGGCGGCCTCGCGGGATACGCGGGCTTGGAGCCGACGGACGCCGCGTCCGCTGGGAGGCGTTATAGTTCTTTAACTTTTATAAAAAAATATATGTCGCCCCGCAACGTCCCTGTGTCCGATGAAGCGGGGCAGGATCTGCGGGGCCTCCGTCCCGTCCCCAGCGGCAGCTTTTGTGGCTATATCGCATTGTTTTAGCCTCAGTGTTTAGGACGGAGGTTCCGCGCAGAAGATTCGCGGAACGAAGTCGTTTTTATATAAAAGTTAAGCACTATACAGGCTGCGGCTTTGCGTCGGTGTGGTTTGACGCGCAGTGTCAGACGCGGCACCATACGTTTTGCTTATAGGGCTTGCAGCTGTATTTTCCCGGCCGGGCCGCGCCGAAAATCCGCGCGTCCAGGCTTAAAAAAGAAATGGAAAAATATTTCCTTTTTTATAAAACCGGGACACATTTTTTTAATTTATCTGCTATTATTAAGAGAGCGCCAGAATAACGACCGGAGGATAAATTTATGAATAACATACAACACCTGCGCTACGCGGTAGAGGTGGCGAAGACGGGCTCGATATCGCGGGCCGCGGAAAACCTCTTTATGGGCCAGCCGCATCTAAGCAAGGCGATACGCGAGCTCGAAGACGACATGAACATCACCATATTCCGCCGCACGCCGAAGGGCGTCGAGCCGACGGAGCAGGGCGAGCAGTTCATAGAATACGCGCGCCGCATCCTCGAACAGGTGGACGAGCTCGAAGCGCTCTATAAACCCTCCGGCGTAAAAAAGTTCAGCCTTTCGCTGCCGCGCGCGAGCTACGCGGCCTTCGCCTTCACGGAGTTCGCGGCGGAGCTCGACGACGCGGAGGGGCTTGACATTAAATACCGCGAGACCAACTCGACGCAGGTCATAAAGGACGTCGGCGACGCCGTATCGAACCTCGGCATACTGCGCTGCCAGAGAGAGCACGAAAAATACTTCCTGAGCGCGCTTGCTGAGCGCTCGCTCGGATGCGAGCCGGTGTGGGAGTTCGAGTACCTTGCGCTGATGTCGCGCGCCCACCCGCTCGCGCGCCGTCCCGAGCTGAAATACGGCGAGCTGCGCCTATATACGGAGATAGTCCACGACGACAATTCGATTCCCGCGATGCCGGTCTCCGAGGCGCGCGTGCTGGCGCAGAAGCACGAGAAAAAGAAAAAGATAGCCGTCTACGAGCGCGGCATACAGTTCGAGCTGCTCTGCCGCGTGCCTTCCACTTATATATGGGTCTCTCCGATGCCGCGCGAGACGCTCGACCGCTTCGGCCTCGTACAGAAGCGGTGCAGCGACGCGGACAACGCTTTCCGCGACTTTCTCATCTTCCGCAGGAATTACCGTTTCACCTCCGAGGACGAGCTGTTTGTGAAAAAACTGCGCGAGACCGTGGCGAAGGTGAAGGCGGAGACGGAGCCTGCGAGCGCGTAGGCCGGGGCGAGAGGAGCGGCGCGCGCCGGCCGCAAGCGGCGTTTCACAAACGACGCGGCGTCCGCCGTCCAGGACTTCCGAAAATCTGGCGAAGTCAAGGCGGCCGGACGCCGCGTGAATATTTACGGACGTTTAGCGGCGCTTAAGGAGAAACGGCGCGCCTTACGCCGTTCAGCGGCTGCGTGAAGTTTCGCGCGCGCCGCCGGACTTTTTGAATTTCACCGTTGCTTTGCCGGAACCGGCGGCGTCAGAGGCATGTGGCCGTTAGAGGCGCAAGCCGCCGGACGCCCGGCCTCACAAGTCCGGCGCGACGGTTTTTCTTCTTTGAGCTAAACGTATCCGCCTTTGCGCTGTTACGCCGTCAGAAGCGGCTTAGTCCAGACTTATAAGCTTGTACTTCCTGCTGCCGAGCCCTATCTCTTCGCCGTATTCGAGCGTGCGAGGGCCGTCGCGCGACTCCATGCGCTCGACGAGCGCGGCTCCGTCGGGCGCGGCGCGGACGAGATCGACGCAGGCCTGGTCGAGCGCCACGGGGTCGAGCGAGGCGAGCACGCCGATGTCGTGCATCTCAGGCTCGGAGGGCGTCCCGTCGCAGTCACAGTCTACGGATAGGCGGTTCATAACGTTTATGTAGAGGATTTTATCGCCGAGCGCGTCAGTCACGGACTTCGCCGCCTCCGCCATCGACTCGATGAAGCCGTTGCTGTGTATGACGCTCTTGCCGTGCCCGGAGGCGAGCCCTATCGAGATGTTCTTGACCGCGCCGCCGAGCCCCGCCATCGCGTGCCCCTTGAAGTGCGAGAGAATGACGTAGAAATCGTAATTCCCGAAGTGCGAGCCGACGAAGTTTTCCTTGAGATGCCTGCCGCCGCGCACGGGGAGGGCCGTTTCACCCTCCGCGTCCAGTATGTCCACCTTCGCTATCTTTGTAAATCCGTGCTCTTCTGCGACCTTCATGTGATTTTCCGCGTCGCTGCGCGCCGTGCCGTAGGCGGTGTTGCACTCGACTATCGTGCCGTTCACCCCGCGCACGAGCTTTTCTATCAGCTCCGGGCGCAGGTAGTTGCTGCTCGGCGGCTCTCCGGTGCTTATCTTCACGGCGACGTTCTTCCCCTCGGCTTTGCGTCCGAGAGCCTTGTAGACCTTTACGATCGAGTCGGGCGTTATTTCCTTCGTGAAATATACCGCCGGCGGCTCGGCAGCGAAGGCCGCGCCCGCGCAGAGCGCCGCCGCGGCTGCCGCCGCAATAATTTTTACGCTTTTCATTCCTGTCTCTCCTTTCGGCTGTTTGTAGTTGTCTAACTGACAAGGGAAAACAACGGGGGTTCATCGTCATTCCGCGCTTGGCGCGGAATTCAGCGGCGTTAAATGCGTGAAGCTGTGTGGAACATGAGTCGCTGGATACCGGGTCAAGCCCGGTATGACAAATTATGTTCTTCCCAAAAAGTTAGATATTTATATGTCCAAACGCTGCCGGTCGGAACCGTCTCCGTGCCGCTGAAAAAGAGGCGGACGGGCCGCCCCTTCGTCAGTCTATCGAAACGAGCCTGTATT
The window above is part of the Cloacibacillus sp. An23 genome. Proteins encoded here:
- a CDS encoding DUF362 domain-containing protein; this translates as MKSVKIIAAAAAAALCAGAAFAAEPPAVYFTKEITPDSIVKVYKALGRKAEGKNVAVKISTGEPPSSNYLRPELIEKLVRGVNGTIVECNTAYGTARSDAENHMKVAEEHGFTKIAKVDILDAEGETALPVRGGRHLKENFVGSHFGNYDFYVILSHFKGHAMAGLGGAVKNISIGLASGHGKSVIHSNGFIESMAEAAKSVTDALGDKILYINVMNRLSVDCDCDGTPSEPEMHDIGVLASLDPVALDQACVDLVRAAPDGAALVERMESRDGPRTLEYGEEIGLGSRKYKLISLD
- a CDS encoding DMT family transporter, translated to MPEKDEISGQRAPRAADYAMALCAVTIWGGSFAAVKYALAQAEPSLILFIRLAMTLPVLALGCAASRELRLPSAREAALLAFLGFQGIFFHQGIQAVAMKTAGAGNANWMMVASPAAVAALGWIFLKEKLSRGAAAGLALASAGVALVLAAGTVKETAEASFGSWGDWLMLASVLNWGVFLVVSRRFLKHDMPPSFSIFWELVFAALFAFAATLAVGTDYSVVPSFTAGTWTALVFLGALSSGLAYLFWYRALSAIPVARLTVFQFLQPLAGMVISYLLIGERYTIWLALGAMMITAGIWRVNRR
- a CDS encoding LysR family transcriptional regulator; its protein translation is MNNIQHLRYAVEVAKTGSISRAAENLFMGQPHLSKAIRELEDDMNITIFRRTPKGVEPTEQGEQFIEYARRILEQVDELEALYKPSGVKKFSLSLPRASYAAFAFTEFAAELDDAEGLDIKYRETNSTQVIKDVGDAVSNLGILRCQREHEKYFLSALAERSLGCEPVWEFEYLALMSRAHPLARRPELKYGELRLYTEIVHDDNSIPAMPVSEARVLAQKHEKKKKIAVYERGIQFELLCRVPSTYIWVSPMPRETLDRFGLVQKRCSDADNAFRDFLIFRRNYRFTSEDELFVKKLRETVAKVKAETEPASA